Proteins from one Astatotilapia calliptera chromosome 8, fAstCal1.2, whole genome shotgun sequence genomic window:
- the mettl9 gene encoding protein-L-histidine N-pros-methyltransferase isoform X1 encodes MCPLQLRKLLFVGWVVGYVAFLLSIKRMWTGKYIRNPVVRSLLVNMLSDLDTIDVTKWYRCNPDQLEESLQPLFIQNQLDADTRAFVEQSEEKSTYLFTQIYYSLVSTVLSPLVSRTSINGFLGRGSMFVFSKNQFQQLMRIEPDWVADRLLDLGAGDGGVTKVMAPHFTEVYVTEVSLTMKRRLRKKKFKLLGIDAWQETGFKYDVISCLNLLDRCDDPLHLLKDIRQSLVPGTGRLIVAAVIPFQPWLEIGGRWERPREYIKIQGKTWEEQVNSLTNEVFRKVGFEVESFTRLPYLCEGDIARDYYLLDDAVFVLKSSDDQVAAP; translated from the exons ATGTGTCCTCTGCAGCTGAGGAAGTTGCTCTTTGTAGGGTGGGTCGTAGGTTACGTCGCCTTTCTGCTCTCAATCAAGAGGATGTGGACCGGGAAGTACATCCGAAATCCGGTTGTCCGCTCTCTCCTGGTGAACATGCTGAGCGACCTGGATACGATAGACGTTACAAAG TGGTACAGGTGCAACCCTGACCAACTGGAAGAATCACTGCAGCCACTGTTTATCCAAAACCAGCTGGATGCGGACACCAGGGCTTTTGTGGAACAGAGTGAAGAGAAGTCTACGTATCTCTTCACCCAAATCTATTATTCTCTCGTCTCAACTGTCCTCAGCCCGCTGGTATCGCGTACCTCCATTAATGG GTTTCTGGGTCGCGGCTCTATGTTCGTGTTTTCCAAGAACCAGTTCCAGCAGCTTATGCGGATCGAGCCAGACTGGGTGGCTGACAGACTATTGGACCTCGGCGCGGGGGATGGTGGTGTTACAAAGGTGATGGCACCACATTTCACGGAGGTCTATGTAACTGAAGTGTCATTGACCATGAAAAGGCGTCTCCGCAAGAAGAAATTCAA ACTGCTGGGTATAGATGCGTGGCAGGAGACAGGCTTTAAGTATGACGTGATCAGCTGTTTGAACCTTCTCGACCGCTGCGACGATCCCCTGCATCTCCTGAAGGACATCCGACAATCACTGGTTCCAGGGACGGGAAGACTCATCGTGGCTGCTGTGATTCCTTTCCAACCTTGGCTAGAAATCG GAGGGAGATGGGAGCGTCCCAGGGAATACATAAAAATTCAAGGCAAGACTTGGGAGGAGCAAGTAAACAGTCTTACAAATGAGGTTTTCCGAAAGGTGGGGTTTGAGGTGGAGTCCTTCACCCGATTGCCATACCTCTGCGAAGGGGACATAGCAAGAGATTACTACCTTCTTGATGATGCAGTTTTTGTTCTAAAGTCCTCAGATGATCAAGTGGCTGCTCCATGA
- the LOC113027718 gene encoding uncharacterized protein LOC113027718 isoform X3 produces the protein MIFQKGNLLTLQVQHSPSLPCASWSHHFDILPELLTSRQRTELSLGLRARLILELYQREAPADFEIIQPHLDRMQVLINAWLVEAGGTNVELPQSNFVDLVKNLQNDAEEREHFFQNVFPVEFGPAYDETLHTLMCLFLSRFEKILHLQSFQQVASMFGEASSALKDCMQLVSQCEELKTLLQYQKHLSQLDHIDSSLDGTKQKSEQHSASSVDHFHLFFIKKFKW, from the exons ATGATATTTCAGAAGGGAAATCTACTAACTCTTCAG GTGCAACACTCTCCCTCACTGCCCTGCGCCTCCTGGTCCCACCACTTCG ACATTCTTCCAGAGCTGCTCACCAGCCGCCAGCGGACTGAACTCAGCCTGGGCCTCAGAGCACGG CTGATCCTGGAGTTATACCAGCGTGAAGCTCCTGCTGACTTTGAGATCATCCAGCCACACTTGGACAGGATGCAAGTGCTCATCAATGCATGGCTAGTGGAG GCTGGTGGTACTAATGTAGAACTGCCACAATCAAACTTTGTGGATCTTGTAAAGAACTTGCAGAATGATGCTGAAGAAAGAGAGCACTTCTTTCAg AATGTTTTCCCTGTAGAGTTTGGTCCTGCATATGATGAAACACTTCACACTTTGATGTGCCTGTTTTTATCCAGATTTGAAAAGATTCTTCATCTTCAGTCATTCCAGCAG gtTGCCTCCATGTTTGGTGAAGCTTCTTCTGCTCTCAAGGACTGCATGCAGTTGGTGTCTCAGTGTGAAGAGCTCAAAACTCTGCTGCAGTATCAAAAACACCTTAGCCAACTAGATCATATAG atAGTTCTCTGGACG GCACGAAGCAGAAAAGTGAGCAGCATTCAGCTTCTTCTGTGGAtcattttcatctgttttttatcaaaaaatttaaatggtGA
- the LOC113027718 gene encoding zinc finger protein 493-like isoform X2, which translates to MMLKKESTSFRFEKILHLQSFQQVASMFGEASSALKDCMQLVSQCEELKTLLQYQKHLSQLDHIDSSLDGEWIISALNLPCVEKTETLKTQAKGSILDELLFSSDLEKESLAPEQQTCETNDGKSDWTPEHNGTQLPLGDSTKHAENVNLQSQTDGSCCLIKECHVRLRRLDLPLSLQSRPVRSNRGLRMKKILQEVKGQLCGEALPADKSISTKAKQFERVSQMLSDNEDSGKDSSYMAPISTCSEDDSWSYYSDKDSSHNTVSRSPSVTDSWSHYSDDESSIVSPVNSFPESGSVCSSSDEDPSFLGPKDVSDSSRNRGTAGIKHSSTKHTRLIQCFICKEHVNTNLRTHMKTHFPTNDYACPRCDSRFKLLSSLKKHLNKTCYEYAQQHVDPGNPDEVKNLYKCDICQEAFKYKVALQKHTLTHNELYCNVCRKVLRDAATLARHKVSHTPFQCNRCDKSFSLFKPLLKHYENIHKVSRPFKCSHCPKTLPRLRFLIIHEWHHTGHLPFRCSHCSLRFKCDSELMYHERVHTREKPYLCAECGKTFAQKSNMLRHLHFIHSESRNEKKHSCSQCEKSFKEKGALKKHQRSKHLHELFRNPCPTCGKMLSASTMKRHKLIHTGERPFKCTVPECEKYYRSTSEVKKHILMHHTTERPYKCDICGKGFVKMWYLNVHARIHSGEKPFVCHICGKAFLKAYSMFRHKRLLHTFVTH; encoded by the exons ATGATGCTGAAGAAAGAGAGCACTTCTTTCAg ATTTGAAAAGATTCTTCATCTTCAGTCATTCCAGCAG gtTGCCTCCATGTTTGGTGAAGCTTCTTCTGCTCTCAAGGACTGCATGCAGTTGGTGTCTCAGTGTGAAGAGCTCAAAACTCTGCTGCAGTATCAAAAACACCTTAGCCAACTAGATCATATAG atAGTTCTCTGGACGGTGAGTGGATCATTTCAGCTCTAAACCTTCCCTGtgtagaaaaaacagaaacgctTAAAACACAAGCAAAGGGCAGCATTTTGGATGAATTGTTATTTTCATCAGATTTGGAAAAGGAATCACTGGCTCCAGAACAGCAGACGTGTGAGACCAATGATGGTAAAAGTGATTGGACTCCTGAGCACAATGGAACACAGTTGCCTTTAGGAGATTCAACAAAACATGCCGAAAATGTAAATCTTCAAAGTCAGACAGATGGTTCTTGTTGCCTAATCAAAGAGTGCCACGTTCGTCTAAGAAGACTTGACCTGCCACTGTCTTTACAGTCTCGACCTGTGAGATCAAACAGAGGCCTAAGAATGAAAAAGATTCTCCAAGAGGTGAAAGGGCAACTTTGTGGAGAGGCCCTACCTGCTGACAAATCTATTTCCACGAAAGCAAAACAGTTCGAGAGGGTTTCTCAAATGCTGTCAGACAATGAGGATTCAGGCAAAGACTCCTCATACATGGCTCCCATCAGTACTTGCAGTGAAGATGACTCCTGGTCTTACTACTCGGATAAGGACTCTAGTCATAACACTGTTAGTAGAAGTCCCAGTGTAACTGATTCATGGTCTCACTACTCAGACGATGAGTCTTCAATTGTGAGTCCTGTTAACAGTTTCCCTGAAAGTGGTTCAGTTTGTAGCAGCTCAGATGAGGACCCTTCGTTCCTGGGTCCTAAAGATGTGTCAGATTCTAGCAGAAATCGGGGCACTGCTGGCATAAAGCATAGCTCTACCAAACACACTCGTTTAATCCAGTGCTTTATCTGCAAAGAGCATGTCAACACAAACCTGAGAACTCACATGAAAACCCACTTTCCCACCAATGACTACGCGTGCCCTCGATGCGATAGCAGGTTTAAACTCCTATCCTCTCTGAAGAAGCACTTGAATAAGACTTGTTATGAATATGCTCAGCAGCATGTAGATCCAGGGAATCCAGATGAAGTCAAGAATCTTTACAAATGTGACATATGCCAAGAGGCgttcaagtacaaagttgctCTGCAAAAGCATACGCTGACCCACAACGAGCTCTACTGCAACGTATGCAGAAAGGTCCTTCGAGATGCTGCAACGCTGGCAAGGCACAAAGTTTCACACACTCCATTTCAGTGCAACCGCTGCGACAAGTCTTTCAGTCTTTTCAAGCCCTTACTCAAACATTACGAAAACATCCATAAAGTCAGCAGACCATTCAAATGCAGCCATTGCCCCAAAACTCTCCCCAGGCTGCGATTTTTAATCATACATGAATGGCACCACACAGGCCACCTGCCGTTCCGGTGTTCTCATTGCAGCCTGAGATTCAAATGTGATTCTGAGCTCATGTACCACGAgagggtccacaccagagagaaaCCCTATCTGTGTGCAGAGTGCGGCAAGACGTTCGCCCAAAAGTCCAACATGTTGCGCCACCTGCACTTCATCCACAGCGAGTCTCGAAATGAGAAGAAGCACTCTTGCTCTCAGTGCGAGAAGTCCTTTAAAGAGAAAGGAGCGCTGAAAAAGCACCAGAGGAGCAAACACTTACACGAGTTGTTCCGTAATCCATGTCCGACCTGCGGGAAGATGCTTTCGGCATCAACGATGAAAAGGCATAAATTAATCCACACTGGAGAAAGACCTTTCAAATGCACTGTGCCTGAATGCGAAAAGTACTACAGATCAACCTCGGAGGTTAAGAAACACATTCTCATGCACCATACCACAGAAAGGCCGTATAaatgtgacatctgtggaaaggggtttgtaaaaatgtggtATCTCAATGTACATGCTCGAATACATTCAGGAGAAAAACCATTTGTTTGCCATATCTGCGGCAAGGCCTTCCTAAAGGCCTACAGCATGTTCAGGCACAAAAGACTTCTACATACATTTGTTACACATTAA
- the LOC113027718 gene encoding zinc finger protein 623-like isoform X1 has product MIFQKGNLLTLQVQHSPSLPCASWSHHFDILPELLTSRQRTELSLGLRARLILELYQREAPADFEIIQPHLDRMQVLINAWLVEAGGTNVELPQSNFVDLVKNLQNDAEEREHFFQNVFPVEFGPAYDETLHTLMCLFLSRFEKILHLQSFQQVASMFGEASSALKDCMQLVSQCEELKTLLQYQKHLSQLDHIDSSLDGEWIISALNLPCVEKTETLKTQAKGSILDELLFSSDLEKESLAPEQQTCETNDGKSDWTPEHNGTQLPLGDSTKHAENVNLQSQTDGSCCLIKECHVRLRRLDLPLSLQSRPVRSNRGLRMKKILQEVKGQLCGEALPADKSISTKAKQFERVSQMLSDNEDSGKDSSYMAPISTCSEDDSWSYYSDKDSSHNTVSRSPSVTDSWSHYSDDESSIVSPVNSFPESGSVCSSSDEDPSFLGPKDVSDSSRNRGTAGIKHSSTKHTRLIQCFICKEHVNTNLRTHMKTHFPTNDYACPRCDSRFKLLSSLKKHLNKTCYEYAQQHVDPGNPDEVKNLYKCDICQEAFKYKVALQKHTLTHNELYCNVCRKVLRDAATLARHKVSHTPFQCNRCDKSFSLFKPLLKHYENIHKVSRPFKCSHCPKTLPRLRFLIIHEWHHTGHLPFRCSHCSLRFKCDSELMYHERVHTREKPYLCAECGKTFAQKSNMLRHLHFIHSESRNEKKHSCSQCEKSFKEKGALKKHQRSKHLHELFRNPCPTCGKMLSASTMKRHKLIHTGERPFKCTVPECEKYYRSTSEVKKHILMHHTTERPYKCDICGKGFVKMWYLNVHARIHSGEKPFVCHICGKAFLKAYSMFRHKRLLHTFVTH; this is encoded by the exons ATGATATTTCAGAAGGGAAATCTACTAACTCTTCAG GTGCAACACTCTCCCTCACTGCCCTGCGCCTCCTGGTCCCACCACTTCG ACATTCTTCCAGAGCTGCTCACCAGCCGCCAGCGGACTGAACTCAGCCTGGGCCTCAGAGCACGG CTGATCCTGGAGTTATACCAGCGTGAAGCTCCTGCTGACTTTGAGATCATCCAGCCACACTTGGACAGGATGCAAGTGCTCATCAATGCATGGCTAGTGGAG GCTGGTGGTACTAATGTAGAACTGCCACAATCAAACTTTGTGGATCTTGTAAAGAACTTGCAGAATGATGCTGAAGAAAGAGAGCACTTCTTTCAg AATGTTTTCCCTGTAGAGTTTGGTCCTGCATATGATGAAACACTTCACACTTTGATGTGCCTGTTTTTATCCAGATTTGAAAAGATTCTTCATCTTCAGTCATTCCAGCAG gtTGCCTCCATGTTTGGTGAAGCTTCTTCTGCTCTCAAGGACTGCATGCAGTTGGTGTCTCAGTGTGAAGAGCTCAAAACTCTGCTGCAGTATCAAAAACACCTTAGCCAACTAGATCATATAG atAGTTCTCTGGACGGTGAGTGGATCATTTCAGCTCTAAACCTTCCCTGtgtagaaaaaacagaaacgctTAAAACACAAGCAAAGGGCAGCATTTTGGATGAATTGTTATTTTCATCAGATTTGGAAAAGGAATCACTGGCTCCAGAACAGCAGACGTGTGAGACCAATGATGGTAAAAGTGATTGGACTCCTGAGCACAATGGAACACAGTTGCCTTTAGGAGATTCAACAAAACATGCCGAAAATGTAAATCTTCAAAGTCAGACAGATGGTTCTTGTTGCCTAATCAAAGAGTGCCACGTTCGTCTAAGAAGACTTGACCTGCCACTGTCTTTACAGTCTCGACCTGTGAGATCAAACAGAGGCCTAAGAATGAAAAAGATTCTCCAAGAGGTGAAAGGGCAACTTTGTGGAGAGGCCCTACCTGCTGACAAATCTATTTCCACGAAAGCAAAACAGTTCGAGAGGGTTTCTCAAATGCTGTCAGACAATGAGGATTCAGGCAAAGACTCCTCATACATGGCTCCCATCAGTACTTGCAGTGAAGATGACTCCTGGTCTTACTACTCGGATAAGGACTCTAGTCATAACACTGTTAGTAGAAGTCCCAGTGTAACTGATTCATGGTCTCACTACTCAGACGATGAGTCTTCAATTGTGAGTCCTGTTAACAGTTTCCCTGAAAGTGGTTCAGTTTGTAGCAGCTCAGATGAGGACCCTTCGTTCCTGGGTCCTAAAGATGTGTCAGATTCTAGCAGAAATCGGGGCACTGCTGGCATAAAGCATAGCTCTACCAAACACACTCGTTTAATCCAGTGCTTTATCTGCAAAGAGCATGTCAACACAAACCTGAGAACTCACATGAAAACCCACTTTCCCACCAATGACTACGCGTGCCCTCGATGCGATAGCAGGTTTAAACTCCTATCCTCTCTGAAGAAGCACTTGAATAAGACTTGTTATGAATATGCTCAGCAGCATGTAGATCCAGGGAATCCAGATGAAGTCAAGAATCTTTACAAATGTGACATATGCCAAGAGGCgttcaagtacaaagttgctCTGCAAAAGCATACGCTGACCCACAACGAGCTCTACTGCAACGTATGCAGAAAGGTCCTTCGAGATGCTGCAACGCTGGCAAGGCACAAAGTTTCACACACTCCATTTCAGTGCAACCGCTGCGACAAGTCTTTCAGTCTTTTCAAGCCCTTACTCAAACATTACGAAAACATCCATAAAGTCAGCAGACCATTCAAATGCAGCCATTGCCCCAAAACTCTCCCCAGGCTGCGATTTTTAATCATACATGAATGGCACCACACAGGCCACCTGCCGTTCCGGTGTTCTCATTGCAGCCTGAGATTCAAATGTGATTCTGAGCTCATGTACCACGAgagggtccacaccagagagaaaCCCTATCTGTGTGCAGAGTGCGGCAAGACGTTCGCCCAAAAGTCCAACATGTTGCGCCACCTGCACTTCATCCACAGCGAGTCTCGAAATGAGAAGAAGCACTCTTGCTCTCAGTGCGAGAAGTCCTTTAAAGAGAAAGGAGCGCTGAAAAAGCACCAGAGGAGCAAACACTTACACGAGTTGTTCCGTAATCCATGTCCGACCTGCGGGAAGATGCTTTCGGCATCAACGATGAAAAGGCATAAATTAATCCACACTGGAGAAAGACCTTTCAAATGCACTGTGCCTGAATGCGAAAAGTACTACAGATCAACCTCGGAGGTTAAGAAACACATTCTCATGCACCATACCACAGAAAGGCCGTATAaatgtgacatctgtggaaaggggtttgtaaaaatgtggtATCTCAATGTACATGCTCGAATACATTCAGGAGAAAAACCATTTGTTTGCCATATCTGCGGCAAGGCCTTCCTAAAGGCCTACAGCATGTTCAGGCACAAAAGACTTCTACATACATTTGTTACACATTAA
- the mettl9 gene encoding protein-L-histidine N-pros-methyltransferase isoform X2, translating to MWTGKYIRNPVVRSLLVNMLSDLDTIDVTKWYRCNPDQLEESLQPLFIQNQLDADTRAFVEQSEEKSTYLFTQIYYSLVSTVLSPLVSRTSINGFLGRGSMFVFSKNQFQQLMRIEPDWVADRLLDLGAGDGGVTKVMAPHFTEVYVTEVSLTMKRRLRKKKFKLLGIDAWQETGFKYDVISCLNLLDRCDDPLHLLKDIRQSLVPGTGRLIVAAVIPFQPWLEIGGRWERPREYIKIQGKTWEEQVNSLTNEVFRKVGFEVESFTRLPYLCEGDIARDYYLLDDAVFVLKSSDDQVAAP from the exons ATGTGGACCGGGAAGTACATCCGAAATCCGGTTGTCCGCTCTCTCCTGGTGAACATGCTGAGCGACCTGGATACGATAGACGTTACAAAG TGGTACAGGTGCAACCCTGACCAACTGGAAGAATCACTGCAGCCACTGTTTATCCAAAACCAGCTGGATGCGGACACCAGGGCTTTTGTGGAACAGAGTGAAGAGAAGTCTACGTATCTCTTCACCCAAATCTATTATTCTCTCGTCTCAACTGTCCTCAGCCCGCTGGTATCGCGTACCTCCATTAATGG GTTTCTGGGTCGCGGCTCTATGTTCGTGTTTTCCAAGAACCAGTTCCAGCAGCTTATGCGGATCGAGCCAGACTGGGTGGCTGACAGACTATTGGACCTCGGCGCGGGGGATGGTGGTGTTACAAAGGTGATGGCACCACATTTCACGGAGGTCTATGTAACTGAAGTGTCATTGACCATGAAAAGGCGTCTCCGCAAGAAGAAATTCAA ACTGCTGGGTATAGATGCGTGGCAGGAGACAGGCTTTAAGTATGACGTGATCAGCTGTTTGAACCTTCTCGACCGCTGCGACGATCCCCTGCATCTCCTGAAGGACATCCGACAATCACTGGTTCCAGGGACGGGAAGACTCATCGTGGCTGCTGTGATTCCTTTCCAACCTTGGCTAGAAATCG GAGGGAGATGGGAGCGTCCCAGGGAATACATAAAAATTCAAGGCAAGACTTGGGAGGAGCAAGTAAACAGTCTTACAAATGAGGTTTTCCGAAAGGTGGGGTTTGAGGTGGAGTCCTTCACCCGATTGCCATACCTCTGCGAAGGGGACATAGCAAGAGATTACTACCTTCTTGATGATGCAGTTTTTGTTCTAAAGTCCTCAGATGATCAAGTGGCTGCTCCATGA
- the LOC113027719 gene encoding ER lumen protein-retaining receptor 2: MNIFRLTGDLSHLAAIIILLLKIWKTRSCAGISGKSQILFALVFTTRYLDLLTSFISLYNTTMKIIYIGCSYATVYLIYMKFKATYDGNHDTFRVEFLVVPVGGLAFLVNHDFSPLEILWTFSIYLESVAILPQLFMISKTGEAETITTHYLFFLGLYRALYLINWIWRFYFEGFFDMIAIVAGVVQTILYCDFFYLYVTKVLKGKKLSLPA; the protein is encoded by the exons ATGAATATTTTCAGGCTAACCGGCGACCTCTCCCACTTAGCAGCTATCATCATCCTGCTGCTAAAAATATGGAAAACCAGGTCTTGTGCCG GTATTTCGGGAAAGAGTCAGATCTTGTTTGCCTTGGTGTTCACCACTCGATACCTTGACCTGCTCACATCGTTCATCTCTCTCTACAACACCACCATGAAG ATCATCTACATCGGATGTTCATACGCCACTGTGTACCTGATCTACATGAAGTTCAAGGCAACTTATGATGGAAACCATGACACGTTCAGAGTGGAGTTCCTGGTCGTCCCTGTTGGTGGCCTGGCTTTCCTGGTTAACCATGACTTCTCTCCTCTGGAG ATCCTGTGGACATTTTCTATCTACTTGGAGTCAGTGGCCATCCTACCTCAGCTCTTCATGATCAGTAAGACGGGAGAAGCTGAGACCATCACCACCCACTACCTGTTCTTCCTGGGTCTGTACAGAGCTCTCTACCTCATCAACTGGATATGGAGGTTCTACTTTGAGGGGTTCTTTGATATGATTGCCATCGTTGCTGGAGTGGTGCAGACCATCCTCTACTGCGACTTCTTCTATTTGTATGTAACAAAAG TACtgaaaggaaagaagctgagtcTGCCAGCCTAA
- the LOC113027717 gene encoding zinc finger protein 37-like, translated as MDGGVSELPGPSLPLSALRLLVSPIRLVSAAIWQTVEQKVVSDYGLLEEFVFMVTEIVPQLLSTRQRAELVLGLRARLILELCRSDDTADLQVIQPHLDRMQKLRSLWSVENAEPVSDSHFMGLVQNLLRDPEERRNFFIDVFPGDFGPTYDKAIQTLMWLFLSRLEKLLPTKTLQQIASLLNDTSSVLNECIGAFSQPQELKVLLDNQKDLTQLEDIESFIVDSGILSALCLPPVERVVIVNEQTETDAESSLVYTVCTEMEVESENKEVYVEGTGNSEECVQPEWFGLTGEVKPEIDAVVVMDTVEGTEASESEMAEDRNDNQSGTLIIGEDGQVTVLDGVEKKPNRRGRKKKRPVDEDFEAESAVAGKKETPESDALLERSVRKNRGLKMKRYLSQWRKSGKTPGSSTTSSGPKKFAGPQGPAKSNDLDERTCKVCSKVVSHAKFLQRHMSQHSEELPITCPSCKKLYKSLRSLQQHRCASMTKAKAVRKAKEQDTPADEGEQSSSGVPCDDTNEEQPVDNTTQDPDYSPPAERASKEPGQKSPEEQKSVLEGPFYCPHCSVEFKCKQTFRFHLRNICYNEQQVDPEKPDDVKHCFRCDECDKAFRYKSTLDSHKQTHNPLYCEVCMKLVRDSEALAMHKESHTPFQCNRCEENFPVFKALHKHYIDVHNPTEPFTCSHCQTTFASLKRFIRHEWKHTGYQPFQCSHCSKRFRSYSDLVEHQKKHTKAYPFLCWECGKKFRHGITLTRHVERVHHSGEPVTEKPTPIFTCPQCGKTFTSRRCLLKHDNFHHKGLRFPCEHCGKGFFGKDALVRHTLIHTGERPFKCDDCDKSFRSAAELKIHRRYHTGERPFKCNICEKGFVQSCFLTLHMRTHTGERPYVCAVCNKGFSSLHGLKRHRRLVHA; from the exons ATGGACGGAGGTGTCTCCGAGTTACCTG GCCCCTCTCTTCCCCTCTCTGCTCTGCGGCTCCTGGTCTCACCAATTCGGCTGGTTTCTGCAGCCATCTGGCAGACTGTGGAGCAGAAGGTTGTGTCAGACTATGGGCTGCTTGAGGAGTTTGTGTTTATGGTCACAGAAATTGTTCCTCAGCTTCTCTCTACGAGGCAGCGCGCTGAACTCGTCTTGGGACTCAGAGCACGA TTGATCCTGGAGCTGTGTCGTTCTGATGACACTGCGGACCTGCAGGTTATTCAACCACATCTCGACCGGATGCAGAAGCTCAGATCACTGTGGAGCGTGGAG AATGCTGAACCGGTGTCAGACTCTCATTTCATGGGCCTAGTCCAAAATCTGCTGAGAGATCCCGAAGAGAGAAGAAATTTCTTCATT GATGTTTTCCCTGGAGACTTTGGTCCCACATATGACAAAGCAATCCAGACATTGATGTGGTTGTTTCTGTCAAGACTGGAAAAGCTTCTTCCAACCAAAACTCTCCAACAG ATTGCCTCTCTGCTCAACGACACCTCATCTGTTCTGAATGAATGCATTGGGgctttctctcagcctcaggAGCTCAAAGTCTTGCTTGACAATCAAAAAGATCTCACCCAATTAGAGGACATTG AGTCTTTCATCGTTGACAGTGGCATTTTGTCTgccctgtgtctccctcctgtggaaAGAGTTGTGATTGTCAATGAGCAAACTGAAACGGATGCAGAGAGCAGTCTCGTGTATACTGTCTGCACAGAGATGGAAGTGGAATCTGAGAACAAAGAGGTGTATGTGGAGGGAACTGGGAACTCTGAGGAGTGTGTGCAACCTGAGTGGTTTGGCCTCACTGGTGAGGTAAAACCAGAAATTGATGCAGTGGTAGTTATGGATACTGTGGAAGGCACTGAGGCCAGCGAAAGCGAAATGGCAGAGGACCGCAATGACAACCAATCAGGAACACTGATCATCGGCGAGGATGGCCAGGTGACTGTGCTGGATGGTGTGGAGAAGAAGCCAAACAGACgtgggagaaaaaagaaacgtCCTGTAGATGAAGACTTTGAAGCGGAAAGTGCAGTGGCGGGCAAAAAAGAAACACCAGAAAGTGACGCACTGTTAGAAAGATCAGTGCGTAAGAACAGAGGGCTCAAGATGAAACGGTACTTATCACAGTGGAGGAAATCTGGGAAGACACCGGGCTCCAGTACGACCAGCAGTGGACCCAAAAAGTTTGCCGGGCCCCAAGGTCCAGCCAAAAGCAACGACTTGGATGAGAGAACCTGTAAAGTCTGCAGCAAGGTGGTGAGTCATGCCAAGTTCTTGCAGCGACACATGAGTCAGCACTCCGAGGAGCTGCCCATTACATGTCCTTCATGCAAGAAGCTTTACAAGAGCTTACGTTCCTTGCAGCAGCACAGATGTGCAAGCATGACAAAGGCAAAGGCTGTTAGGAAAGCCAAGGAGCAAGACACCCCAGCAGACGAAGGCGAACAGTCATCAAGCGGGGTTCCTTGCGACGACAcaaatgaagagcagccagtTGACAATACCACCCAGGATCCTGATTACTCTCCCCCTGCAGAGAGGGCTTCCAAAGAACCAGGGCAGAAGAGCCCTGAAGAACAGAAGAGTGTGTTAGAGGGTCCATTCTACTGTCCTCACTGCAGTGTCGAGTTCAAGTGCAAACAAACATTTAGGTTCCATTTAAGAAACATTTGCTACAATGAGCAGCAGGTTGATCCTGAGAAGCCTGATGATGTTAAGCATTGTTTCAGGTGTGATGAATGCGACAAGGCGTTCAGATACAAATCAACTTTGGATTCCCACAAACAGACTCACAACCCGCTCTACTGTGAGGTGTGTATGAAACTGGTACGTGACTCAGAAGCATTGGCCATGCACAAAGAATCCCACACACCTTTTCAGTGTAACCGCTGTGAGGAGAACTTCCCAGTGTTCAAGGCCCTTCATAAGCACTACATCGACGTCCACAACCCCACCGAGCCATTTACCTGCTCCCACTGTCAGACTACATTTGCCAGTTTGAAGCGTTTCATTAGACACGAGTGGAAGCACACGGGTTACCAACCATTTCAGTGCTCCCATTGTAGTAAAAGATTCCGTTCATACTCTGACCTTGTGGAGCACCAGAAAAAACACACTAAGGCATACCCATTCCTGTGCTGGGAGTGCGGCAAGAAATTCCGGCATGGCATCACGCTGACGAGACATGTGGAGCGTGTGCATCACTCTGGCGAACCCGTGACTGAAAAACCTACGCCGATCTTTACCTGCCCTCAGTGCGGGAAGACGTTCACTTCAAGAAGGTGCCTCCTGAAGCACGACAATTTTCATCACAAAGGGCTGCGCTTCCCGTGTGAGCACTGTGGGAAGGGCTTCTTTGGCAAGGACGCGTTGGTGAGGCACACTTTGATACACACGGGCGAAAGGCCTTTCAAGTGCGACGACTGCGACAAGTCATTTAGATCTGCAGCAGAATTAAAGATACACAGGAGATACCACACTGGAGAAAGGCCATTTAAGTGCAACATCTGTGAAAAGGGCTTTGTTCAATCTTGCTTTCTTACTTTACACATGCGAACCCACACTGGAGAACGGCCATATGTTTGTGCAGTGTGCAATAAGGGGTTTTCAAGCCTGCATGGCTTAAAACGACACAGGAGACTTGTTCATGCATAG